AAAGCTCAACCGCCAGCTCGGGGATGATATTTGCCGCGCCCCAGACTCCACCGGGAGATCCAGCCGCGAGACCGTAGAACGTCAGCGTATCCCACCCGTTCAACGCGGTGATCTGGTCCGACAGGCTGAAGACGAGCTCTGTGAAGGCCGGTGCATTGCCCGAGGTATCCTTGAGGTACTTGACGCCGACCTTGGACAGGCCCGCGATCTCGGTTGGGGATAGGGTCAGCCCCGATGCGGAGGGGATGTTGTAGTACATGATGGGTAGTTTGGAGGCGCTGTGGATCTCGGCAAACATCTCGGTGAGTTGTTCGAGGTTGACGGCGTCGTAGAAGGGCGGGACGACCATGACCCCTGCGGCGCCGGCTTGGGCAGCGTGCACGGCCAGATCGACTGCTTCGGCTGTTGAGGTGCTCCCTGTGCCTGCGACGACGGGGAGGCCGCCGGCGAACTTGACGCAGAGCTCTGTGAGCTGCTTGCGCTCGGCGAGCGAGAGGGTTGTGAATTCGCCTGTGCTCCCGCCTGGGACGAAGCCGTGGACACCGGCGGCGCGGAGCCGGTTGATGTGGGATTCTAGACGGGCTTCATCGATCTTGGTTCTGTCGTCGGTGAAGGGGGTGATCAGGGCGACGAGGATTCCGTGCAGGGAGGACATTGTGTGGTATATCTGGCGAGGAATGGAAATGGATATGTATAACAGGAGACACTGGACAAGCAGTATGAGACGAGGGGTAGATATAGTTCGCAGAATCTGAATCGGGGCAGGCAGTTGGAAAGGCCTCCCTGTTTGGTTTCTGATATTGCCTGCGGGCGTAGGAAACGGTTGCCGTTTTGGGACACTCTCTATCGCCACCTCCATAGTTGAGAAAACCAAGCTTGGCAAAGAGAGCTGCTCCGAAATTATGCTGCGGCTGTACTGAGTATTGCGCTATATACCCTTGCACTTGGGCTTGACATCCCCTTTTCTAGGGGCGTGTTGTGGGTGAACCGGAAACGTGTATATACATAACATCAAGGACATTTTACGGGGCCTACCCGTGCATTAGATGGGACAACTGTCTGTAGTATCAGATAGTTAGGAACTGGCTGTCATTCAGTATAACCATACCAAACCCAGCACCGACCCCAACAGAGAATGGTTGCGAGGCAAGGAGCAAAGTCTTATTGCTATTGGTGGCCTTTGGACCGTTTCCAAAGCTCTGAGCTTTCGTACCTTTACTGGCGCAATTCTCTAATCATGATAATAAAATgatttaaatatagttacGCTTGTTTTTACTTTATTCTCTCCGAACGCCTTCTGCAAGTCATGGATTGCTAGTAATTTCTGAAACAAAGAGGATAAAACGCAAAGACGGAAGTAAACCTATCACTCACCCACCCCGATCAGCGGAACAATATAGTAGCAACCAGGCATCAGGATGTAGTTATTGTGTATTCCGAGGCCCGGAGAAACAGGATATCGCTGCATATTGGGTGGTATATCATGCCCAAAACCTCCATGTCGCGGTTAGTAACGATTCTGAAAGGGCCTGGATCAAGAGGAGGGTACCCCGGCTTTGCGTGGCCCTTGGTATTTTGAGAGTTGTTAGTCGTATACCTTTGCAGGATATGTCCACATAACAGTCGTCCTACCTCCCCTTTCCGGAGTCGGACTGTCCTGGAATGGCTCACCTTTCAATGTCAACAGCGTCACTCGCTCATCCTTGAAAAGGTTTTCATTGTCACCGTGCCCATGGGGGCGTTTGCCTCGGGACTTACTATTACTTGGTCGAGGAGCGTGCCTCAAGATGTACTGCAGATGACATTTCCGGAATAATGTGGTAATGCCACTATCGTGACGCTCATAGCCTCTTGGTATGTGGAATA
Above is a window of Aspergillus puulaauensis MK2 DNA, chromosome 2, nearly complete sequence DNA encoding:
- a CDS encoding dihydrodipicolinate synthase family protein (COG:E;~EggNog:ENOG410PNE3;~InterPro:IPR002220,IPR013785;~PFAM:PF00701;~go_function: GO:0003824 - catalytic activity [Evidence IEA];~go_function: GO:0016829 - lyase activity [Evidence IEA]); protein product: MSSLHGILVALITPFTDDRTKIDEARLESHINRLRAAGVHGFVPGGSTGEFTTLSLAERKQLTELCVKFAGGLPVVAGTGSTSTAEAVDLAVHAAQAGAAGVMVVPPFYDAVNLEQLTEMFAEIHSASKLPIMYYNIPSASGLTLSPTEIAGLSKVGVKYLKDTSGNAPAFTELVFSLSDQITALNGWDTLTFYGLAAGSPGGVWGAANIIPELAVELYEAVTVRGDLKRGRELWTKAFPICKFLESHNYAAAVKTGVELRGQSTGGLRKPFALLNDELQAELKTLIQNAGVKTI